One genomic window of Nicotiana sylvestris chromosome 10, ASM39365v2, whole genome shotgun sequence includes the following:
- the LOC138879775 gene encoding uncharacterized mitochondrial protein AtMg00860-like, which translates to MREAIGGSGDDERSPEMTGDRRSAVEDEEDEHVDHLRAVLQTLHDNKLSAKFSKCEFWLMFVSFLGHIVSNGGIKVDTQKIEAVKSWPRPTTPTEIRSFPGLARYYRRFVERFSSLLAPLAKLTQKATKFQWTEACEQSFQELKNRLTLAPVLPLPDGYAMYCDASGVRLECVLMQHGKVIAYASR; encoded by the exons atgagagaagccattggaggctcaggagatgatgagagatcaccggagatgaccggagataggaggtcggcggttgaagatgagg aggatgagcatgtggaTCACCTGCGAGCAGTACTCCAAACCCTCCACGATAATAAATTGTctgctaagttttctaagtgtgagttctggttaatgTTTGTatcattcttggggcatattgtatccaacggaggtataaaggtagacactcagaagattgaggctgtgaaatcgtggcctagacctaccactccgacagagattcgtagctttccaGGCTTAGCAAGATATTACCGGAGGTTCGTAGAgagattttcttctcttttagcaCCATTAGCAAAGCTGACACAGAAAGcgactaagtttcagtggacagaggcATGTGAACAaagtttccaagagcttaagaacaggttgacctTAGCACCAGTTCTACCACTtccagatggttatgccatgtattgcGATGCCTCAGGTGTCAGGTTAGAatgtgtcctgatgcaacatgggaaagtaattgcatatgcttcaaggtag